A window of Citrus sinensis cultivar Valencia sweet orange chromosome 7, DVS_A1.0, whole genome shotgun sequence contains these coding sequences:
- the LOC102616137 gene encoding uncharacterized protein LOC102616137, producing MREDEETRTKKEHESQQEQETEGPKKKNKKRKKDKANTTIDEQPEPELEPERVKAKVQFIPEQPNKAPPLVGYFPSIYKPDVDHPDEEMRPKVRVYRNMNEKKNRTGRMELVVSPRDSSVDYVGTSYSGEAMAPQFCHYAVGVLDRNTQTLKIVPIAANKIFRLEPRVRGSDVADKDAGKGEISAEVQANMKAMLDTRYGTKKSLRQSKKMHALNKENDPESQKDLALKMKSVKINKEALESTTSDTVLNVPPYDANATTPQQAYPLDKIILKGEWDFVQDIFNHVSAGSEVISDAYPSFVCNRIHKLREIQDDVEKQTLASIFSYITHLVKFKDQHSMDGGASAKQHRIPKILHQKFLTSFSDAESKRLSDDKIHLLISYVLVLTLHADDFRTNPTDIAKDLRMSEFKLRDHFEKLGCKLLREKNMLYATLPVPLQFPKAIQRRRR from the exons ATGAGAGAAGACGAAGAGACTCGTACTAAGAAGGAGCACGAATCACAACAAGAACAAGAAACGGAAGGGcccaagaaaaagaacaagaagagaaagaaagacaaAGCCAACACAACAATTGATGAACAGCCAGAGCCAGAGCTTGAGCCGGAGAGAGTCAAAGCCAAAGTACAGTTCATTCCCGAGCAGCCCAACAAAGCCCCACCTCTAGTGGGATATTTCCCGTCCATCTACAAGCCTGACGTTGACCACCCAGATGAAGAAATGCGGCCGAAAGTGAGAGTTTATAGGAACATGAATGAGAAGAAGAACAGAACTGGGAGGATGGAGTTGGTGGTCAGTCCACGCGACTCGAGCGTGGACTATGTTGGCACTAGCTATTCCGGTGAGGCCATGGCGCCCCAGTTTTGTCACTATGCTGTTGGGGTTCTTGATAGGAATACCCAGACTTTGAAGATTGTGCCCATTGCTGCTAATAAG aTATTTAGATTGGAGCCAAGAGTTAGAGGGTCAGATGTTGCTGACAAGGACGCAGGAAAGGGGGAGATCTCTGCAGAAGTGCAAGCGAACATGAAGGCAATGCTTGATACACGTTATGGAACAAAGAAGTCTCTTAGACAG TCTAAAAAAATGCATGCCCTGAACAAGGAAAATGATCCTGAATCTCAGAAGGATCTTGCACTGAAAATGAAGTCAGTCAAGATTAACAAGGAAGCTCTTGAAAGTACCACTTCTGATACTGTTCTTAATGTCCCGCCATATGATGCTAATGCCACTACTCCACAGCAGGCTTATCCTCtggataaaattattctcaAAGGAGAGTGGGATTTCGTACAAGATATTTTTAACCATGTGTCAGCGGGTTCGGAGGTGATAAGTGATGCTTACCCATCTTTTGTTTGCAACAGAATACATAAATTGCGGGAAATTCAG gaTGATGTAGAGAAGCAGACACTGGCATCTATTTTCTCATACATCACTCATCTGGTGAAGTTCAAAGATCAGCATTCCATGGATGGAGGAGCCTCAGCGAAGCAACATAGAATCCCAAAGATTTTGCACCAGAAGTTTTTGACAAGTTTTTCTGATGCAGAATCAAAAAGACTGTCGGATGACAAAATCCATCTGCTCATTAGTTATGTCTTGGTTCTCACCCTACATGCTGATGATTTCAGAACTAACCCTACGGATATCGCCAAGGATCTGAGGATGAGTGAATTTAAGTTGAGAGACCATTTTGAGAAGTTAGGGTGCAAGCTATTACGCGAGAAAAACATGCTGTACGCTACCCTTCCCGTCCCTCTCCAATTTCCCAAGGCAATTCAGAGGCGGCGACGCTAG
- the LOC102617896 gene encoding U-box domain-containing protein 52-like gives MTLVKSFSKTKKSSANAITAVAIDADKSSQYAVKWAVDNLLNESSQYVLLHVRNHSSNPQELEASSIGGRPATNDELQKLFLPYRGLFARKRILAREVVLQDIDVSSALIYYVKNNSVGNIVAGGSSRNLLTRKFRNLDLPSSLLKSAPESCAVYIISSKGKLQSSRPAASQPQMLSGDALIPKQPPLGERPSVIQPDSPRSVEIGRSDYSCDSSISKVTDRNYSSTDNSQKAKNGKSESTFPIVSSILPADSHMQNSFNSESESDISDFSVPVSYQSTEISENIDFSSLSKSSKDHFPQSPKGLEAEIKRLRLELKQSMEIYNSVSKEAVSTSQTAVKLQQRKKEEALKLEARLAEEAALALVKSERQKTRAAMEAALMAQRLVELEAMKREIAELKAMQEEEEKKIVMEAMAYKNVRYRKYTIEEIEAATDYFSISRKIGEGGYGPVYKAQLDHTSVAIKVLGPDISQGPRQFKQEVEILGSMRHTNMVILLGACPEYGCLVYEYMENGSLEDRLFQKDNSPPIHWSIRFKIAAEIATALLFLHQNKPEPLVHRDLKPANILLDQNYVSKISDVGLARLVPPSAADTITQYHMTTAAGTFCYIDPEYQQTGMLGVKSDLYSLGVVLLQLITARPAMGLSHQVEQAIRNGTFSELLDPTVTGWPVEAALSIAKLALQCCELRKRDRPDLVSVVLPELIRLRDLGFENAENKNDNIVVTPGPYNSVSEMKQEGMRNNPNVEMQIQRRSIYEADGSGLSQ, from the exons ATGACTTTGGTTAAATCATTTTCAAAGACCAAAAAAAGCTCTGCAAATGCAATCACTGCTGTTGCAATAGATGCAGATAAGAGCAGCCAATATGCAGTGAAATGGGCAGTCGATAATCTCTTGAACGAAAGCTCGCAATATGTCCTCCTTCATGTTCGAAACCATAGCTCGAATCCAC AGGAATTAGAAGCTTCTTCTATAGGAGGTCGACCAGCAACAAATGATGAGTTGCAGAAGCTATTTCTTCCATATCGAGGACTTTTTGCTCGAAAAAGG ATTCTGGCAAGAGAGGTTGTCCTCCAGGACATTGATGTTTCCAGTGCACTGATTTATTATGTCAAGAACAACTCCGTTGGCAACATTGTCGCTGGAGGTTCCAGCCGGAATCTTCTTACaag GAAATTCAGAAATTTGGATCTGCCATCGAGCTTACTCAAATCTGCACCGGAGTCTTGCGCAGTATATATTATATCTTCCAAAGGAAAACTTCAAAGTTCCAGGCCAGCAGCAAGCCAACCTCAGATGCTGTCTGGTGATGCCTTGATACCCAAGCAACCACCTCTAGGGGAACGCCCCTCTGTCATTCAGCCTGATAGCCCAAGATCTGTTGAGATAGGCAG AAGTGATTATAGCTGTGACAGTTCAATAAGCAAAGTCACTGACAGAAACTATTCCAGCACTGATAACTCACAGAAGGCCAAAAATGGCAAGTCTGAATCAACTTTCCCAATTGTTTCATCAATACTACCAGCGGATAGCCACATGCAAAACTCATTTAATTCAGAGTCAGAATCAGATATTAGTGATTTTTCGGTGCCCGTTAGCTACCAATCAACTGAAATATCTGAGAATATAGATTTCTCCTCTTTATCTAAGAGTTCCAAGGACCATTTCCCTCAAAGCCCT AAAGGCTTGGAGGCTGAGATAAAAAGGTTAAGGCTTGAATTGAAGCAATCCATGGAGATTTACAACTCAGTAAGCAAAGAAGCTGTTTCCACAAGTCAGACG GCAGTCAAGCTTCAACAGCGTAAGAAAGAAGAGGCTTTAAAGTTAGAGGCCAGGCTTGCGGAAGAGGCTGCATTAGCTTTGGTAAAGTCGGAGAGACAGAAGACCAGGGCTGCCATGGAAGCAGCACTAATGGCACAACGTCTAGTAGAGTTGGAGGCCATGAAAAGAGAGATTGCAGAACTAAAGGCCATgcaagaggaagaagaaaagaagatagTAATGGAAGCAATGGCTTACAAAAATGTTAGGTATAGAAAATACACTATTGAAGAGATTGAAGCCGCAACAGATTACTTTTCAATCTCTCGGAAGATTGGTGAAGGGGGATATGGTCCTGTTTATAAAGCCCAGCTTGATCACACATCTGTTGCCATAAAGGTCTTGGGGCCAGACATATCACAGGGACCGAGGCAATTCAAACAAGAg GTTGAGATTCTAGGCTCCATGAGACATACAAATATGGTTATCCTCCTAGGTGCCTGCCCAGAGTATGGCTGCCTTGTGTATGAATATATGGAAAATGGCAGCTTGGAGGACCGGCTTTTCCAGAAAGATAACAGTCCCCCAATTCATTGGAGCATTCGTTTCAAAATAGCTGCTGAAATTGCCACTGCCCTTCTTTTCCTTCACCAAAACAAACCAGAGCCCCTTGTACATCGTGATCTCAAGCCGGCAAACATTCTTCTGGACCAAAATTATGTGAGCAAGATTAGTGATGTGGGTTTAGCCCGGCTAGTCCCTCCATCCGCTGCTGATACTATCACTCAATATCACATGACAACAGCAGCTGGTACATTTTGTTATATAGACCCAGAGTATCAACAAACAGGAATGCTGGGTGTGAAATCAGATCTGTATTCATTAGGTGTTGTGCTATTACAATTGATTACAGCAAGGCCTGCAATGGGTCTAAGCCACCAGGTTGAACAGGCCATTCGGAATGGAACATTCTCAGAGTTGCTTGATCCAACAGTGACAGGTTGGCCTGTAGAAGCGGCTTTATCGATTGCCAAATTGGCTTTGCAGTGCTGTGAGCTGCGGAAAAGGGACAGGCCGGATCTTGTTTCAGTTGTGTTGCCAGAACTGATACGATTAAGAGACCTTGGATTCGAAAATGCAGAAAATAAGAATGACAACATTGTTGTTACACCAGGTCCTTACAATTCTGTTTCAGAAATGAAACAG GAAGGAATGAGAAACAATCCTAATGTGGAAATGCAAATTCAACGTAGATCAATATACGAAGCCGATGGCAGCGGATTAAGTCAATGA
- the LOC102615644 gene encoding uncharacterized protein LOC102615644, translated as MRPPFILNRSTVAKSSGLASTSKPTSASRLSYSMAGVVFDAGRRAEGTDILQLGDVSQGASTDVMEHKKGEYVHIGDAEEPELGIYDKPLPCFGCGIGWFSFLLGFVCPLMWYYATILYFGNYYHKDPRERSGLAASAIAALICTVVVIIVVAVILL; from the exons ATGCGACCTCCATTCATTCTCAATCGTTCAACTGTTGCAAAATCGAGTGGATTAGCTTCCACTTCTAAGCCCACATCTGCTTCTCGTTTGTCATATTCCATGGCGGGGGTTGTCTTTGATG CTGGGAGGAGAGCTGAGGGTACCGACATATTACAACTGGGTGACGTGAGCCAGG GGGCCTCAACTGATGTCATGGAACACAAAAAGGGCGAATATGTTCATATTGGAGACGCAGAAGAACCTGAGTTGGGCATTTATGATAAACCCCTTCCTTGCTTCGGCTGTGGAATCGGATGGTTTTC CTTTCTTCTTGGGTTCGTATGCCCATTGATGTGGTATTATGCAACAATCCTTTACTTTGGGAACTATTATCATAAAGATCCAAGGGAACGATCAGGACTTGCTGCTTCTGCAATTGCG GCTTTGATATGTACAGTTGTTGTGATAATTGTTGTAGCagtaattttattgtaa
- the LOC102616426 gene encoding protein phosphatase 2C 16, which translates to MEEMSPAVSLTLSFSNSMTDNSGHANHVEITRLKFVTDRATLLSDSNKLASEESSPSAKGNISDNNNEFNRVILSAAEGNGGQGVGLLKIFPESGSSSISCDAVILENEDDEILSVIADPNGIINEGLVVLDPGKSLTNSVEIDSGRILAKAIILGESSVEQVPTAEVLITPGSLDAKTCDRSDFKASAVVIQLPAEKNITREVSRSVFEVDCIPLWGSVSIRGRRPEMEDAVAIVPRFMKIPIRMLIGDRVIDGMSHCLNGLTSHFFGVYDGHGGSQAANYCRERIHLALAEEIGIIKNNLTDESTKVTRQGQWEKTFTSCFLKVDDEIGGKAGRSVNAGDGDASEVIFEAVAPETVGSTAVVALVCSSHIIVANCGDSRAVLCRGKEPMVLSVDHKPNREDEYARIEASGGKVIQWNGHRVFGVLAMSRSIGDRYLKPWIIPEPEVVFIPRARDDECLILASDGLWDVMTNEEACEVARKRILLWHKKHGAPPLVERGKEIDPAAQAAAEYLSMLALQKGSKDNISVIVVDLKAQRKFKSKS; encoded by the exons ATGGAAGAGATGTCTCCAGCTGTTTCGCTGACGCTTAGTTTTAGTAATTCTATGACTGATAATTCAGGACATGCAAACCATGTGGAAATCACACGGCTTAAGTTTGTGACAGATAGAGCAACCTTGTTGTCGGATTCTAATAAGTTGGCATCGGAAGAATCTAGCCCCAGTGCCAAAGGAAATATTAgcgataataataatgaatttaaccGGGTGATTTTGTCGGCAGCAGAAGGAAATGGTGGTCAAGGAGTTGGTTTGCTGAAAATCTTTCCTGAGAGTGGTAGCAGTAGTATTTCCTGTGATGCTGTGATTCTGGAAAATGAGGACGATGAAATTCTTTCTGTTATTGCGGACCCAAACGGGATTATCAATGAGGGTTTGGTAGTTTTGGATCCAGGGAAAAGCTTGACAAATTCTGTGGAAATTGATAGTGGTCGAATTCTTGCTAAGGCTATTATTTTAGGAGAGTCAAGTGTTGAGCAGGTGCCTACAGCTGAAGTCCTTATTACTCCAGGGAGCCTGGATGCAAAGACTTGTGATAGATCTGATTTTAAGGCCTCTGCAGTGGTAATTCAGTTGCCTGCTGAGAAAAATATCACTAGAGAGGTTAGCCGGAGTGTCTTCGAGGTGGACTGTATACCCCTTTGGGGTTCTGTGTCTATACGCGGAAGAAGACCAGAAATGGAGGATGCTGTTGCTATAGTACCTCGTTTCATGAAAATTCCTATCAGAATGCTTATTGGTGATCGTGTTATTGATGGAATGAGCCACTGTTTGAATGGCCTAACCAGTCACTTTTTTGGTGTTTATGATGGCCATGGAGGTTCTCAG GCTGCTAACTATTGTCGTGAGAGAATCCATTTGGCCTTAGCTGAGGAGATTGGAATCATCAAGAACAATTTAACTGATGAAAGCACAAAGGTGACTCGACAGGGACAATGGGAAAAAACCTTCACCAGTTGTTTTCTTAAGGTTGATGATGAGATTGGGGGAAAAGCAGGTAGAAGTGTGAATGCTGGTGATGGAGATGCTTCTGAAGTCATTTTCGAGGCTGTTGCCCCAGAAACTGTTGGTTCGACAGCTGTGGTTGCCTTAGTCTGTTCATCTCATATCATAGTGGCAAACTGTGGTGATTCACGAGCAGTTTTATGTCGTGGCAAAGAGCCCATGGTTTTATCAGTAGATCATAAA CCAAACAGAGAAGATGAATATGCAAGGATTGAGGCATCTGGAGGCAAGGTCATCCAATGGAATGGGCACCGTGTTTTTGGTGTTCTTGCTATGTCAAGGTCTATTG GTGATAGGTACTTGAAACCATGGATCATTCCTGAACCAGAAGTCGTGTTTATTCCGCGCGCAAGAGATGATGAATGCCTTATTTTGGCAAGTGATGGTTTATGGGACGTCATGACAAATGAGGAAGCTTGTGAAGTTGCACGAAAGCGGATTCTGCTCTGGCACAAAAAGCATGGGGCTCCCCCCCTTGTGGAaaggggaaaagaaattgatcCTGCAGCTCAAGCAGCAGCAGAATACCTTTCAATGCTTGCCCTTCAAAAGGGAAGCAAAGATAACATCTCTGTGATTGTTGTGGACCTGAAAGCTCAAAGGAAGTTCAAGAGCAAATCTTGA